Genomic DNA from Brenneria izadpanahii:
TTTACTCCAGGCTCACCACCACCACTGATTTGGCAGGGATTTTCAATGCCAGTACCGAGCCGTTAATCTTGCCATCTTGATAGTTGACCGGATGAATAACTTCAGGCTGGCCGGGAATGTTGTGCGCATCCATGACCGCGCTGGTCAGTATTTCACCGGAAACAGACTTCGCTTTAAGCGATCCCAGGTTGATGGATAGATCATAGCCTTCGCGCAGGTTCATGTTGGCGACGCCTATATATATCTTGCCGTCCTTCGCCCTGGCGGCGGAAACATTGAAAGCCGGGAACGATTTGCCGCCGTAAGTCAGCTGCGGCGCCTTCACATCAAGCGGGATAGCGGTAGAATCCTGGAACGGCACATACATCTTGAAGGCATAATAGGTCGGCGTCAGCGCGATCTTGTCACCTTCGGTCAGAATCATCGCCTGCAGTACATTGATGGCCTGAGCGATGTTGGTCATCCGCACGCGCTCGGCATATTTATGAAAAATATTGAAGTTGGCGGCAGCCAGAATACCGTCGCGCAGGGTGTTTTGCTGGAACAGATGACCCGCATAGGTGCCGGGCTCAACGTTATACCAAGTGCCCCATTCGTCAACGAACAGACCGATGCGTTTTTGCGGATCGTTCTTATCCATAACGGCAATATGCTGCTGCAGCACATCGTCCATGCGCAAGGTTTGCTGGAAAATCGCGTTCCACTGCTCTTCAGGGAAACCCGTCGCGCTGGCCTGATTGCGGTTTACCCACTCGCCCGTCAGTACCGTGTAGAAATGCAAAGAGATTGCATCCATATGAAACGCGGCGTTTTTCATGACCACGTCAGTCCAGTGGGTATCATCGTTATTCGCGCCGGAAGCGACGCGCTGCGCGGTGTTGTCATTGCCTTCATGGAAATTGAGGCCGTCTTTATGGAAAAAAGATCCCCAGCGGTGCAGCTCATTGGAATAATACTCCGGCGTCATATTGCCGCCGCAGCCCCAGCTTTCATTGCCGATGCCGATAAACGGCACCTTAAACGGCTCGTCGCGGCCATTGGCGCGGCGCTCGTTAGCCAGACTGTCCTGCTCCTTGGAAGTTAAATATTCGATCCATTCACGCATTTCCGTCGGCGTGGATGACGCGACATTAACTGAAATATAGGCGTCCGCGCCGACCTGCTCGGCAAAGTCGAAAAACTCGTGGGTGCCGAAGGCGTTATTTTCCAGACCGCCGCCCCACCAGTTATTTTTGCGCACCGGGCGTTTATCGCGCGGTCCTATGCCGTCACGCCAGTGATATTCGTCAGCGAAACAACCTCCCGGCCAGCGCACGACCGGCACTTTGATCGCTTTGAGCGCTACGACGACATCGTTTCTGATGCCGCGCGTGTTCGGAATGGGGGAGTCGGGGCCGACCCAGATGCCATCGTAAATGCCGCGCCCCAAATGTTCAGAAAACTGGCCGTAGATATAACGCGATATCTGGGGGCCGGGCTGTTCGGCTTTCAGTGTCGCTTCGATGCGGCTCTCTGCGACGGCGCTCGACATCAACCCCGCCAATCCCATCATTAGTACCGAAAGTTTCATCTTTCTCATAATCATCCCGTAATAATATTTAAGATAAAAAAAAACCTGAGCGAGCCTCTTGTGAGAGCCCACTCAGGTTTTGCCTGGTCGATAACCAGTGACAATCCGGTGTTATATCAGGGGTAAAGATTATAGAGATTAACCGGATGGCGATATAGCGTACGTCACATTTCCGCCCTCGCCATCCTTAATATTAACGTTTCAGACGTCATATATTCACTCCGGCGGCTTGTCTGAGGTTTGAGTCTGTAGTCGGCGTTACAAGCCGTGATGATGGCCGGGGGCGCCCGCTAAATATTCATCGTCGCCACTTAAGAAAGTAAATTCACACTCTTGTCGCAGGATTATTCCCGCGTATGATAACGTCACTGGATATGGCATTAATTTCGCCGATCACAATTTTTGCGAACCATCGCCACTAACCAGGAATTCGAACCTCATGCGTATTGAAGAAGATTTAAAGTTAGGTTTTAAAGACGTTCTCATCCGACCTAAGCGTTCTACTCTCAAAAGCCGTTCCGACGTTGAACTGGAACGTCAATTCACCTTTCTCCACGCCGGGTGTGACTGGTCAGGTGTGCCGATTATCGCTGCCAATATGGATACCGTAGGCACATTTCGTATGGCGGAAGCATTGGCATCCTTCGACGTATTAACGGCGGTCCATAAACATTATTCACTGGAACAATGGACGGCGTTTGTTCAGCGTTCATCCGCATCTGTGTTACGCCACGTTATGGTGTCGACCGGCACCTCGGAAGCCGATTTCACCAAACTGAAGGAAATTCTGGCTCTGTCATCGGAGCTGAAGTTCATTTGTATCGATGTCGCCAATGGCTACTCGGAACACTTTGTCACGTTTTTGCAAAAAGCGCGCGAAGCCTGCCCGGATAAAGTTATTTGCGCGGGTAATGTGGTGACCGGGGAAATGGTCGAAGAGCTGATTTTGTCCGGCGCGGATATCGTGAAGGTCGGCATCGGACCGGGTTCGGTCTGCACCACCCGAGTGAAAACGGGCGTTGGCTATCCGCAGCTTTCCGCTGTGATTGAGTGCGCCGATGCCGCGCATGGACTGGGCGGACAGATAGTCAGCGACGGCGGTTGTACTGCGCCGGGCGACGTGGCCAAAGCCTTTGGCGGCGGTGCGGATTTCGTCATGCTGGGCGGTATGCTGGCGGGACATGATGAGTGTGAAGGCACTATCGTTGATGAGAATGGCGAAAAAATGATGCTGTTCTACGGCATGAGTTCCGCTTCGGCGATGGAGCGCCATGTCGGCGGGGTCGCAGAGTATCGCGCCGCCGAAGGCAAAACGGTTAAACTGCCGCTGCGCGGCCCTGTTGATAACACCGTGCGCGATATCCTGGGGGGATTGCGTTCCGCCTGTACTTATGTCGGGGCTTCCCGTCTGAAAGAGCTGACCAAACGTACCACGTTTATTCGCGTTGCCGAGCAGGAGAACCGCGTTTTCAATAACTAATTTGATATCAGCCGTCCGCGGATTTTGACGGCTGTGATGGCATGGATAGTTGATGATATTGGCCGGTTTATGCGCCGGCCAATACGTTGCCCAGTTGAAAAATCGGTAAATACATTCCAATCACCAGCGCGCCGACCATTCCCCCAACAATCAACATCATCGCCGGCTCCATCGTTTGCATTAGCGTTTCCGCCTGCTGTCGCGTTTTTCTTTCATACCATTGCGCCAACTGCATAAACAACGCATCTAATTCCCCGGTTTCCTCGCCGACGCGGATGAGTTGCCGGCAAGGCGCTGGAAACAGCGTCGCATATCGTTGTGTTGCGTCATGAAGAGTAACGCCCTGTTGGATCTCCGTTTGAATTTGTTGGATGGCGTTCTGATAAACGGGGTGGCGGATCGTGGCGGCCGCGTCTAATCCCGCCGGCAATGTGAGTCCCGCGCGCTGCGTCATCGACAGTATATTAAATATCTGACACAGACAGTTGCCCCGAATCAGATTAGCGATGACCGGCAATTTTAGTAGCCAGGCCTGCTCTTTTTCCCGCCAGAATGGTCTGCGCCGCCGTAGGTCGAAATAACCCGATAACGCAGCGAATACGAGAATAAGCCCGGTCAAACCATAATTGCGGATCCCATCGGCCAGATGCAGCAACTGCTGGGTAAACCAGGGAAGCGGCGTATCGAAAGAGGCATACAGGCTGGAAAACTCCGGTAATACCAGGGTTAGCATCAGTACGCTGACCAGCGTCGCGATGATCAATACGAAGCAGGGGTAGCGCAGCGCTTTGATTACCTTTTGCTGTAGCAGGGATTTCCCTTCCTGTTGCCGGGCTAACTGGAGGCAGCATTCATCGAGATTTCCTGTTAATTCGCCTACGGCGATCAGTGAACGATAGATGACAGGAAAGATATGCGGATATTCCGTCAACGTTTCAGACAGTGCTTTTCCTTGCGCGATCCGGGCGCCGATCTCTTTTAATATGCAGCGCCAGGCGGGCCGTTGATGCTGTTCAGCCATCAGCTTAATGGCTTCCAGCAGCGGCAGACCCGCGCGTAAAAGCATGGCTAATTGCTTGATCAGTTCGCTGAGCTGCTCTCCTTTCCAGTAACGAGGTGACAGAAACTGACCTGTTCTCAATGACAAGGGTTGATACCCTTGAATAATCAAACGGGTATAGGCCTGTTGCCGGTAGGGGCTGATGATCTCTCCGTGGACCAATATCCCTTCCTGGGTGATGGCCCGCCAGTGATATAAGCGCTCCCATTTCATTGCGCAGTCTCCTGATTTTGGATGCCTGCGCCGACAATGCGATAGATCTCTGTTATTGACGTTACCCCTTCATTGACCAGAGATAAACCGGCTGCAAGCAATGTGGTCTGGCCGGACTCCCGCGAGAGCTGAGTGAGTTGATTGTTGTTCGCGTTATTGGCCAGAGCTTGCTGTAACTCGGGTGTGACGACTAACAGTTCATAGATGGCGACACGGCCGTAATAACCGGAAAAGCAGTGATTACAGCCTGCGGCCTGCCAGTTGTTCAACGGGCCGCGCCACAGTTCCGCTGGCAGGCGGGCAAGGGGGCGGCCTGGGTTTTACAATGGGGACACAGGCGGCGCACCAGGCGTTGGGATATCACCAGCTTCAGGGCCGCGGCGAGCAGATAGCCGGGGATGCCCAAATGGCTTAGCCGGGTCAGGGTTTCCACCGCGGAGTTGGTATGTAGCGTCGACATCACCAGATGCCCGGTTTGCGCGGCTTTAACGGCGATTTCAGCGGTTTCGGCATCCCGGATTTCGCCGACCATGATTACATCGGGATCCTGGCGTAACATCGCCCGCAATATCCGGCTAAAATCCAGATCGGCTTTAGGGTTGATCGCCGTCTGGTTAATCCCCGGTAGTGGAATTTCAATGGGATCCTCCACGCTACAGATGTTGCGGCTGACGTTATTCAGCCAGCGTATGGCGCTGTACAGCGTAACGGTTTTGCCGCTGCCGGTGGGGCCGGTCACCAGAATCAGCCCCTGCGGCGAACTGAGCGCCTGGATCAGGCGGGCCAGATCGATGTCCGAAAGCCCCAGCTTATCCAATGCCAGCTCTTGCCGCTGAGTTTGCTGTATCCGCAGCACCACTTTTTCTCCATGTTGTACTGGCAATGTCGAAATACGTAGCGAATAGGCCTGCTGATCCAGCGTGATGCTGAATTGGCCATCCTGCGGCAAGCGCCGCTCAGCGATATTCAGCTTACCCATTATTTTCAGCCGGGCGGTAATGCGCGCGGTCAGCCCAACCGGCGCGGCCGGGATTTCCTGCAATACTCCGTCAATGCGCAAGCGGACGCGATAATAAGTCGCCAACGGTTCCAAATGAATATCTGATGCGCGACGCTGAATCGCCAGACGCAAGGTCTGATTAATAAAATGAACCGCGGGCGTATCGTCGTCATGGATATGGTCGTCCGGCTCCGTATGGTAATCCTCCGCCGGCTCCTCAACGGCATTTACCGGGCTGAGCTGTTGTTCCAGCTTCGCCTGTGGCCATTGTTCTATCAGAATCTGGCGGTTGCTGGCGAAACGCAGCGCGGCAATCATTTCCGCCGTGGGCGGGCCATTTACTGCCACCGACAAGGTCTGTTCATCCATGTTCAGGAGCAGGGCGTGATAGCGTTGGCACAGTATCTGTAATTCATTGGCGAGATGCTCTGCGTCAACCATCGTTAACCTGCCGTATCATCAAAACGGAAAACATCCTGACAGGCGGATTGCAGGTTGTCCGCATTACTCTCGGTAACGCAATTTTTTGTCCAGCGCGGCGTGCTGGTTGCGGTATCCCATTCGGGGGTCAGTATTACGCTCAGCCCTTGTAACGTAGATTGTCCGGTTAAGGTGATAACGCCTTGACTAACACTTACCGCGCTGACATAGCGCGAGGACTGACTGGCGGGAATCCCCTGTTTCCCTGCATTACAGCTAGAGAAAGCCGCATTTCCCAGCCCGCAAAGATCGACGGCGGTTTTATATGACGCCATCGTTTGCAGCATATCGGTCATCGCCGCTTTTTGCAGATATCCCTGATAAGCCGGTACGCCAATGGCGCTGAGAATGGCGACAATCGCGATGACGATCATCAATTCAACCAGCGTAAACCCCTGTTGTTTACTCATAGATATTTCCCTGTCGTGGTCGGTATATCGACAAGATAGAAAAAGAGCCGGCAGTTGGCGACAGGGGCGGGTTGAGGCGGGAATCCGGCGCGAAAAAAAGTTGGTGATTTGCTGATTATTGAATATTTTTTGCGAGCCGTTCCGCAATAGCGAAAGTGATTCGGCGCAGTGGAAATACCAGGAGAGGAGAGCGTTATAACGCGGGGATGCGTCTCTTAAGACGAAACGCTCTATCTACTGATAAACGATGCCGCTCAAGCGCCTGGACGATAAAACCGCCAGGCAAATTTCACTTAGAGGAAACGCATCGACAGGTCCAATGCGCGGACATGTTTGGTCAATGCGCCGACGGAAATGTAGTCCACGCCGGTTTCTGCGTA
This window encodes:
- a CDS encoding alpha-N-arabinofuranosidase, producing the protein MRKMKLSVLMMGLAGLMSSAVAESRIEATLKAEQPGPQISRYIYGQFSEHLGRGIYDGIWVGPDSPIPNTRGIRNDVVVALKAIKVPVVRWPGGCFADEYHWRDGIGPRDKRPVRKNNWWGGGLENNAFGTHEFFDFAEQVGADAYISVNVASSTPTEMREWIEYLTSKEQDSLANERRANGRDEPFKVPFIGIGNESWGCGGNMTPEYYSNELHRWGSFFHKDGLNFHEGNDNTAQRVASGANNDDTHWTDVVMKNAAFHMDAISLHFYTVLTGEWVNRNQASATGFPEEQWNAIFQQTLRMDDVLQQHIAVMDKNDPQKRIGLFVDEWGTWYNVEPGTYAGHLFQQNTLRDGILAAANFNIFHKYAERVRMTNIAQAINVLQAMILTEGDKIALTPTYYAFKMYVPFQDSTAIPLDVKAPQLTYGGKSFPAFNVSAARAKDGKIYIGVANMNLREGYDLSINLGSLKAKSVSGEILTSAVMDAHNIPGQPEVIHPVNYQDGKINGSVLALKIPAKSVVVVSLE
- a CDS encoding GMP reductase; translation: MRIEEDLKLGFKDVLIRPKRSTLKSRSDVELERQFTFLHAGCDWSGVPIIAANMDTVGTFRMAEALASFDVLTAVHKHYSLEQWTAFVQRSSASVLRHVMVSTGTSEADFTKLKEILALSSELKFICIDVANGYSEHFVTFLQKAREACPDKVICAGNVVTGEMVEELILSGADIVKVGIGPGSVCTTRVKTGVGYPQLSAVIECADAAHGLGGQIVSDGGCTAPGDVAKAFGGGADFVMLGGMLAGHDECEGTIVDENGEKMMLFYGMSSASAMERHVGGVAEYRAAEGKTVKLPLRGPVDNTVRDILGGLRSACTYVGASRLKELTKRTTFIRVAEQENRVFNN
- the hofC gene encoding protein transport protein HofC; this encodes MKWERLYHWRAITQEGILVHGEIISPYRQQAYTRLIIQGYQPLSLRTGQFLSPRYWKGEQLSELIKQLAMLLRAGLPLLEAIKLMAEQHQRPAWRCILKEIGARIAQGKALSETLTEYPHIFPVIYRSLIAVGELTGNLDECCLQLARQQEGKSLLQQKVIKALRYPCFVLIIATLVSVLMLTLVLPEFSSLYASFDTPLPWFTQQLLHLADGIRNYGLTGLILVFAALSGYFDLRRRRPFWREKEQAWLLKLPVIANLIRGNCLCQIFNILSMTQRAGLTLPAGLDAAATIRHPVYQNAIQQIQTEIQQGVTLHDATQRYATLFPAPCRQLIRVGEETGELDALFMQLAQWYERKTRQQAETLMQTMEPAMMLIVGGMVGALVIGMYLPIFQLGNVLAGA
- the ppdD gene encoding prepilin peptidase-dependent pilin, with amino-acid sequence MSKQQGFTLVELMIVIAIVAILSAIGVPAYQGYLQKAAMTDMLQTMASYKTAVDLCGLGNAAFSSCNAGKQGIPASQSSRYVSAVSVSQGVITLTGQSTLQGLSVILTPEWDTATSTPRWTKNCVTESNADNLQSACQDVFRFDDTAG